A stretch of the Orcinus orca chromosome 1, mOrcOrc1.1, whole genome shotgun sequence genome encodes the following:
- the KDM4A gene encoding lysine-specific demethylase 4A isoform X4: MGAGASEMGPEIGPFQSLIANGRREGWAGLLGLIFFFLRPGLTRLGGGAGRGQASTRFLPDQSDLKKGGKMASESETLNPSARIMTFYPTMEEFRNFSRYIAYIESQGAHRAGLAKVVPPKEWKPRASYDDIDDLVIPAPIQQLVTGQSGLFTQYNIQKKAMTVREFRKIANSDKYCTPRYSEFEELERKYWKNLTFNPPIYGADVNGTLYEKHVDEWNIGRLKTILDLVEKESGITIEGVNTPYLYFGMWKTSFAWHTEDMDLYSINYLHFGEPKSWYSVPPEHGKRLERLAKGFFPGSAQSCEAFLRHKMTLISPLMLKKYGIPFDKVTQEAGEFMITFPYGYHAGFNHGFNCAESTNFATRRWIEYGKQAVLGSSRAGRLAGSRLAPVVLAWIDSRGKVDVDHPGSNAEPHL, encoded by the exons ATGGGAGCAGGAGCTTCTGAAATGGGTCCTGAGATTGGCCCTTTCCAATCTCTTATAGCCAATGGACGTCGGGAAGGGTGGGCGGGTCTACTGGgccttattttcttcttcctacgGCCCGGACTCACTCGCCTAGGCGGCGGGGCCGGGAGGGGCCAGGCGTCTACGCG ATTCCTGCCTGACCAAAGTGACCtcaaaaaaggagggaaaatggCTTCTGAATCTGAAACCTTGAATCCCAGTGCTCGGATAATGACCTTTTACCCGACTATGGAGGAGTTCCGGAACTTCAGTCGTTATATTGCCTACATTGAATCCCAAGGAGCTCATCGGGCTGGGCTGGCTAAG GTTGTTCCTCCAAAGGAGTGGAAGCCACGAGCGTCCTATGATGATATTGATGACCTGGTCATTCCTGCCCCCATCCAGCAGCTAGTGACTGGGCAGTCTGGCCTTTTTACTCAGTACAACATACAGAAGAAAGCCATGACTGTTCGAGAGTTCCGCAAGATAGCCAATAGCGATAA gtaCTGTACCCCACGCTATAGTGAATTTGAAGAGCTTGAACGGAAATACTGGAAAAATCTCACATTCAATCCCCCAATCTATGGTGCAGATGTGAATGGCACTCTCTATGAAAAG CATGTTGATGAATGGAATATCGGCCGCCTGAAAACAATCCTGGACTTGGTGGAAAAGGAGAGCGGGATCACCATTGAGGGCGTGAACACCCCATACCTGTACTTCGGCATGTGGAAGACATCCTTTGCCTGGCACACCGAAGACATGGACCTGTACAGCATCAATTACCTGCACTTCGGAGAACCCAAATCCTG GTACTCTGTCCCGCCTGAGCACGGAAAGCGGCTGGAGCGCCTGGCCAAAG GCTTTTTCCCGGGCAGTGCTCAAAGCTGTGAGGCTTTTCTCCGCCATAAGATGACCTTGATTTCGCCTTTAATGCTGAAGAAATACGGAATTCCCTTTGACAAG GTGACTCAGGAAGCTGGAGAATTTATGATCACTTTCCCTTACGGGTACCATGCCGGCTTTAACCATGGCTTCAACTGTGCTGAGTCCACTAATTTTGCTACCCGGCGGTGGATCGAGTATGGCAAACAAGCTGTGCTG GGAAGCAGCAGGGCTGGACGTTTGGCTGGGAGTAGACTCGCTCCTGTGGTCCTGGCTTGGATAGACAGCAGAGGGAAGGTGGACGTTGACCATCCAGGGTCTAACGCTGAGCCTCATCTCTAA